From Deferrisoma camini S3R1, the proteins below share one genomic window:
- a CDS encoding beta-ketoacyl-ACP synthase III produces the protein MVIAATGSYLPERVLHNRDLEKMVDTSDEWIFTRTGIRERRMAAPDEATSDLCLRAARRALDEDGTAPDDLDLIVVTTITPDTMCPSAACWLQNKLGADRAVAFDLAAACSGFLFGLKTVQSFLAADPRIRNVLLCSAEVMTRTVDYTDRASCILWGDGGAAALIRRDGPGLHLRRVEIRTQGAYGEDLLLPGGGSRTTPISHESVDRNLHTLKLEGKKTFRVAVRCMAGIAREVLEAEGLGVEDVDWVIPHQANRRIQEAVAQVLKLPLEKMVFTIEKYGNISSATIPIALDEARRDGRIRPGQRVLLTAFGGGLTWGAALLEAQG, from the coding sequence ATGGTCATCGCGGCCACGGGCTCATACCTTCCCGAGCGGGTGCTCCACAACCGCGACCTGGAGAAGATGGTCGACACCTCGGACGAGTGGATCTTCACCCGCACCGGCATCCGGGAGCGGCGGATGGCCGCCCCCGACGAGGCCACCTCGGACCTCTGCCTCCGGGCTGCCCGCCGGGCCCTGGACGAGGACGGCACGGCCCCGGACGACCTGGACCTGATCGTGGTCACCACGATCACCCCGGACACCATGTGCCCCTCGGCCGCCTGCTGGCTCCAGAACAAGCTGGGCGCAGACCGGGCCGTGGCGTTCGACCTGGCCGCGGCGTGCTCGGGTTTCTTGTTCGGGCTGAAGACCGTGCAGTCGTTCCTGGCCGCCGACCCCCGGATCCGCAACGTGCTCCTGTGCTCGGCCGAGGTCATGACCCGAACCGTGGACTACACCGATCGGGCCTCGTGCATCCTGTGGGGCGACGGCGGCGCGGCGGCCCTGATCCGGCGGGACGGCCCGGGGCTGCACCTGCGGCGGGTGGAGATCCGGACCCAGGGAGCTTACGGCGAGGACCTTCTCCTGCCGGGCGGGGGCTCCCGAACCACCCCGATCTCCCACGAGAGCGTGGACCGGAACCTCCACACCCTCAAGCTCGAAGGGAAGAAGACCTTCCGGGTGGCGGTGCGGTGCATGGCCGGGATCGCCAGGGAGGTGCTCGAGGCCGAGGGGCTGGGGGTGGAGGACGTGGACTGGGTGATCCCCCACCAGGCCAACCGCCGCATCCAGGAGGCCGTGGCCCAGGTTCTCAAGCTTCCCCTGGAGAAGATGGTGTTCACCATCGAGAAGTACGGCAACATCTCGAGCGCCACGATCCCCATCGCCCTGGACGAGGCCCGGCGGGACGGCCGGATCCGACCCGGCCAACGGGTGCTGCTGACCGCGTTCGGCGGAGGCCTGACCTGGGGAGCGGCCCTGCTGGAGGCCCAGGGGTGA
- a CDS encoding class I SAM-dependent methyltransferase produces MLPADKARAVRDRIRENFDRGADGYHRFEEETAHFQELTSALLAMAPEGVVTGGRILDVGCGTGASTRVLAAAAGPGGRVVGVDISLGMLRRARQAVAGARFALADACRLEAFRGPFDAVVYNAVLFMLPDAGASVRGARQLLRRGGVLLASYLEGVYEAESRTPVADLLAAEGHSPGRHAVSTWDRVLDCLEREFGPVAMRRMEVSLPPDRFVGFYGLEPMSAGLLPRLPYPERRRAVERLARRWAQEGRAAAQVWHLVAATAP; encoded by the coding sequence ATGCTGCCAGCCGACAAGGCCCGGGCCGTCCGGGACCGGATCCGAGAGAACTTCGACCGGGGCGCCGACGGGTACCATCGGTTCGAGGAGGAGACGGCCCATTTCCAGGAGCTGACCTCCGCCCTCCTGGCCATGGCCCCCGAAGGGGTGGTGACCGGCGGCCGCATCCTGGACGTGGGCTGCGGGACCGGGGCGTCCACCCGGGTGCTGGCGGCGGCCGCGGGCCCGGGGGGCCGGGTGGTGGGGGTGGACATCAGCCTGGGCATGCTGCGCCGGGCCCGGCAGGCCGTGGCCGGCGCCCGGTTCGCGCTGGCCGACGCCTGTCGCCTGGAGGCGTTCCGGGGGCCGTTCGACGCGGTGGTGTACAACGCCGTGCTGTTCATGCTGCCGGACGCCGGGGCCTCCGTCCGCGGGGCCCGGCAGCTGTTGCGCCGCGGGGGGGTGCTCCTGGCCTCGTACCTGGAGGGGGTGTACGAGGCCGAGTCCCGCACCCCCGTGGCGGATCTGCTGGCGGCCGAGGGCCATTCGCCGGGCCGGCATGCGGTCTCGACCTGGGACCGGGTCCTGGACTGCTTGGAACGGGAGTTCGGCCCCGTGGCGATGAGACGAATGGAAGTATCCTTGCCTCCGGACCGTTTCGTGGGGTTCTACGGGCTCGAGCCGATGAGCGCGGGGCTGCTGCCCCGTCTCCCCTACCCGGAGCGGAGGAGGGCCGTGGAGCGGCTGGCCCGCCGGTGGGCGCAGGAGGGGCGGGCGGCCGCCCAGGTGTGGCACCTGGTGGCTGCCACGGCCCCCTGA